From the genome of Cyprinus carpio isolate SPL01 unplaced genomic scaffold, ASM1834038v1 S000006515, whole genome shotgun sequence:
AGGCTGTACGGTGATGGGCTGGGTGCATGGCCTCCACCAGGTGATGGACCAGAGGGAGGTGATGTCATACAGTGATGGACTGGTGTGTATGGCCTCTGCCAGGTGATGGACCAGAGGTGTTGGAGGGTCTGTACGGTGATTGGGCTTGGGTGTATTGGGCCTCCACCAGGTGAGGGACCAGAGGTGTGTGAGGTCATACAGTGATGGACTGGGTGTATGGCCTCCACCAGGTGATGGACCAGGGGTGTTGAGGCTGTACAGTGATGGGCTGGGTGTATGGCCTCGTAAGGGTGATGGACCAATGGTGTTGAGGCTGTACGCTGATGGGCTGGCTGCATGGCCTCTACCAGGTGATGGACCAGAGGTGTTGAGGCTGTACGCTGATGGGCTGGCTGCATGGCCTCCACCAGGTGATGGACCAGAGGTGTTGAGGCTGTACGGTGATGGGCTGGGTGTATGGCCTCTGTAGGGTGATGGACCATGGTCCCCCCCTTTGGCAGAGCTATAATAAAATTACATGGAACCAGAGATGACATTTCTGTAAACACAAATTACCCAGAAGAGCTAATAACCAATAACTACAAAGAACTGACTGGCATAGACATAAATGAAGGGTAGATGCTGCCTTGACAACTGGGGCTGTCtactctttttttatgtatatgatgGCCAGtaccaataatgaaaataaatgtactatGACCAAAATCTGccatatttataatcattttatactttaaaaacataaaacatttcaatacTGGAAATAGCTGATCAACAAGATCACAATATGTTGTGACATGTGAGCTCGTAAAAAGATGAACGTTAACGATTCTGATCATTAAGCAAAAATAATAGTCAAAATAATTTTCATCAGGGCCCACGAGTCATTCACATACTATTTACTGAAATACAGTAATGGGCTCTACGCACAGCTCCACTACTTCCTGAATTTAAGACAGCTCCTTTGTTTCCTGTCTTATTGGACAAACTGATTAATCCACTTGTGTCTGACCATTGTGACTCAGACACACGTGGATTAATCAGTTTGTCCAATAATGTAAGGCAGGAAATAAAAGAGCAGCCTTAAGTTCAGGAAGTAGTGGAGCTGTGCATATAGCCTATTCTATTATCATAGATTGGATAACAAAGTTATcctaatgctgttttttttggttttgaactTTGCCAAATCTGATCGGATAATGATAAAAAGTGTTGAACTCATGGGCCCAGGCgattatgtaataattatgacaaaccTACCCATCGGGTGGTGGTCCAGCTGTGTTGCGGCCTGTTGCATGTCCCCCGTCAGGTGATGGATTCAGCGATGGGATTTTCTCGCCATGCTCAGACAGTGGGCTCCTATCTATTATAATGGTGTCAGACCCTGACGTTATGTCTGATGGCTCATCGccttttaacatatttaaaaaggaCTCCTGTGGAGTTGGGTGGCCTTTTGGCAGCTTAGCCTGATCTTCCCCTGAAATATATTCAACAGTGGCCTTATAAAATTTACCATCTGACCACTTTGCTAAAACAGGGTCTCCTGATCTAAGATCTTGCAGCTGCACAGGAGCCTCATCTCTTGCCAAAATGTCAGATCCTTTAAAGATTTTGCCGGTATAACCATCCTCCCATCTGACAAATGCAACacaccctgagagagagagagagagagagagaagagagagagagaggagagagagagaatgtttaaTTCTATTTTGGCCACAACAATTTAGACTGGTATTTTTAGGACATTATTTGGACAATAATGTTATGATTATTACCCCCGTATATAACAGAAACTATTACGTTAATACTTACCAGATTGCTCATTTGGGGGAGGGGAGCCCATCACCTTCATATTCTGAACCCGAACCCTCATCCTCTCCATCACCCAGCACTCCTCCATCctcaaaactaaaatgtaaaatacattttagatcaTTAACGCTAAGTATAATATAAATAGACACTATTTTAACCTAATTCACTTCATATCTTTGAGGcaagaatggtatcaaaatgagcaaaaatcaaatcaaattattttccTAATTGATTGTTAGTTTTATAACCTATAAAACCACcaagattaaaaataatttaaagatcaTGAACCATGATAGCATCCCTATTCTTGGGTGAGCTTTTGCAGAAAATCTGCTCACAACATACGGACTCGTGACACAATATTTATGAACTTGCAGATCTGAAATTTCAGAGATATTTAGCTAGTGTAGAGCAAAAATAGGAGGGCGAGTCCAGTCAACTaagtcaaatttaaatttaattaaatcgtgacctttattttttttaaatcaaagtcaaatcaaatcatggttttcacaagAATTGCCACACCCTAGAATTTCACAgtcaaagaaaatgaataaaataaatgaacatctgGTAACATGTAGGCTAATCAATATTTCAATTAGATATTCACAAGTGTACTGCTCGTGGATCTTAATAGGCTCTATGCACAGCTTCACTACTTCCTGAACTTCAGTCAGCTCCTTGGTTTCCTATCTTCTATTATTGGACAAACTGATTAATTCAGGAGTGTGTCGGATTAGTGTTTCTGTGACTACATAGGTCAGGCACACCTGGATTAATCAATCAGTCTGTCCAATTATAGCAGACAGGAACGGAATGGTATTCCACACTGAGTTGTTGGCAGCCACCACAGGTGGATCTTAATTAGGAAGCTGAGCACATACTGAGCGGACTGGGCGAAACGGAATGGTATTCCACACTGAGTTGTTGGCAGCCACCACAGGTGGATCTTAATTAGCTAGGGCGAATTCATGTTACTCTCTTCAATGCatcgaataaaacaaaaaataattttatcacaCACATTTAGGGCTGGGATAAACGATTATTTTTTAAACGATTAATCTAGCGATTATTTTTTCGATGCATCGATTAATCTGACGATTAATTTTTTCAGACCAATTCGATTTCGATTATCTCCCCATTAATTGACTACTGACAATTTATACATGTTGATTTACCtatctgaatgaaaaaaaacatgaattccTTAACATTGCAATATATGTTTATTGctcttaaaattacaaaataaaagactgacTAAGAATGCATTACTTTGCACTTGTATAGAGATAGCATTCAATAAAACCTTGAAGCCTTGAAAACACATAGCTTACTGAAACAAGCTTACTgaacattactgaaaaaaaagttcTTTCAGATGAAAATAACAACTACTTGATGTCTAGCATTCAATAAAAAAGGTCACCCAAAATACATGTTTAGAGCAATTGAAAGAATACAGTAACCAATGTAAACTTGAGGGCTTTAAGCTAATACAGAGAGtgcttttacaaaaaaataaataaaaaaaaattaccagtgAGAGCCAGCAGCCtgtcatggagaaaaaaaaatctccgaATGCTCCACGTGAAAACGTTCCGCCCTTTTTCTATCGTGTCTAATGATTTTGGTTAATATGCACGAGGGAGAGAGAGCTCGTGTTGTTTGAAGTCTTCTACATCACCCACCGATCAAACTCTCTCTCGTACGCGCCCTGTCAGGCGCAGCAGTCATTCTATTCTACATCACTCACCGATCAAATAAGGACATAACATCTaccaaaaaaaagatcaaataacaaaaaacacaagattggTTACGTTTCAAACAATGTTGATCCGGCCATCGCGTATATTAAGCGCACATAAGGTAAACGTTTTGCAAACGTTttttagagaaataaaaacaggTCGACGAATTGATGCTCATATTTTGCGTCGACATATTTTTTGCGTCGACGTCATCGATGACCTCGACGCGTTGTCCCAGCCCTACATATTGGGTTTTGTGCGTTGCGGCCCGTTCCATAAGCTCCAGTCCCGAGCGTAACATGAACCCGCCCTAGCAAATTAAGATCAACCTGCCGCAGCTGCCACCAACTCAGCGTGCGACACCATCCTGTTTCTCCCAGTCCGGTCATTAATATGAGCTCAGCTTCCCCAATTAAGATCCACCGATCGCCAGTTCtcaaactgttttcatttcaagGACCCCCAGTTTGATATGCAACGTAGAACCTAACATTAGCCGTTAGCTAACGTTAACATTAGCTAACTTAGCCAACCATCCCATTTTCGACGGGCTGAATACAGTTCGGAGTTTCTTTGTCAATTACTTGTTGGACAGACACCTAATTACCTAATCCCCACCTTCCATTATTATGATAATGTCAAAAGAATTTCATTCTTACCTCTTCGGCGTGGCAGGGGGCAAAGCCAACAGGTGCAGCAGCAGTGACCAACGCACTTCTCTCATCCCAGCGAAATTACGAATTGGCGCCAAGACCCGCCCTCCAATCTTCTTCTTCTATTTTTATCTGGCGGTTGACAACTTGTTGTTGTATTACCGCCACCGCTCTGGAGTATACCCACAGATTATATTTCCTTTAATTATActattaaattctttttaaaagccctgtattctttaaaaaagataacaaaaattttatttgttcagGTCCTATCCCCTGACCAATCCGCTATCCTAACCTTAACCACTCGAGGTGAAAAGTCTAATCAATCGTGAGCCATGCAATGAGCTGCTTCGTAGGGCGGGTCTTGGCGCTACCGttcagcttcttcttcttttttcggCGGTTACTGCACTGCCCGCTGTGGAGTGTGGGGCAGAAATGGCTCGAGTTTGGAAGAAACAGCAAAGCTCTCTGTAAAGGATAATGACTAACGGTAAGTAATAGTAGTGGTAATAGTAATAACGGACACTTTTATCACACAAGAGGTAGGATTCTTGGAGTAACGTCACCGCATTGCGAATGCCACATTCAAGGGGCTACCACTAGCTATGCTAACGTTACTTAGCTACACCTAGCTAACAGGCCTACTGTAAATGTTTGTCTACAGAACTCCAGTCTGTCTATCACCAGACCAAGTTCAAGAATCAAATCGCCGGCAGAGAGGGCAGGGTTTACCCAGACTAGCAGAACTctattctttattaaaataattacaactcGCTATATATATCTATGGTTACAAATCTCCTAGACTTCAGACTCTTCAGAAATGTCAAAACATATGAGAAATACACGTGTGTATTTGTGGAATTATTTGGCACAAAACATGTCTTAGTGACATTGAAACTCTGGTATTCATTCAATGGTGATCATAAGCCGAGCTGTATTTGTTCTTGATCATTTATATTTCATGCTAC
Proteins encoded in this window:
- the LOC122143836 gene encoding skin secretory protein xP2-like; the encoded protein is MEENKVLAKKRLRVPTQKMKDLSSPPPNEQSGCVAFVRWEDGYTGKIFKGSDILARDEAPVQLQDLRSGDPVLAKWSDGKFYKATVEYISGEDQAKLPKGHPTPQESFLNMLKGDEPSDITSGSDTIIIDRSPLSEHGEKIPSLNPSPDGGHATGRNTAGPPPDGSAKGGDHGPSPYRGHTPSPSPYSLNTSGPSPGGGHAASPSAYSLNTSGPSPGRGHAASPSAYSLNTIGPSPLRGHTPSPSLYSLNTPGPSPGGGHTPSPSLYDLTHLWSLTWWRPNTPKPNHRTDPPTPLAMHPAHHRTASTPLVHHLAEAMQQAHRYTASTPLVHHLVEAIHPAHHRTTTPLVHHLVEAMQPAHHPYSLNTSGPSLVEAMQPAHHPYSINTSGPSPGGGHAASPSPYSLNTSGPSPGGRPCSQAHHRTASTPLVHHLVEAMCSQPSPYSLNTSGPITWQRPHADQPARKCMDTISGL